GGACGTTTTCTTCATTTTTTCGAGCAAAACAAGTGTGTCATGATCGTGATCGATCCCGTGGATGGCTCCATTCTGGACGCCAACCCGGCAGCGGGGAGTTTTTATGGTTACTCCCGCCAGGCTCTGCTTGCCATGAAAATCTCCGATATCAACGCCCTTGCTCCCGAACAGGTGGCCCAGGAGATGGAAAATGCCGCCCTTGAGCGGCGTGGCTATTTCCAGTTTCCGCATCGGCTGGCCACGGGCGAAATCCGCGATGTCGAGGTCTATTCCGGTCCGGTCGTCATAAATGGACGGAAGTTGTTGTATTCTCTCGTCCATGACATCACCCAACGCAAGCGTGCGGAAAAGGCGTTGCGTCTGCACGAGGCCATTCTCAGGCACATTGCCGAGGGTGTGGTGCTCGTCAGCGCTCGGGACCAATCCATCGTCTATGCCAACCCCAAGTTTGCCGGCATGCTTGGCTATGATCTGGAGGCGTTGATCGGGAAAAATATCGATACTGTCAACGCATATATGGAAAAATCCCCACAAGAGACGGCCTCCGCGATTGTGGATCTGCTCCAACGTACCGGCGTGTGGAGCGGAGAGATCCTTAACCTGAGGAAGGATGGCGCCACCCTGTGGTGCTACGCCTCGGTCTCGACCTTCGAGCATCCAAGATTCGGCACGGTTTGGGTCGCCATCCATCAGGATATCAGCGAACAGAAACGGTTGAAGGAAGCGGTGGATCAATTTTTCAACGTTGCGGACGAACTGATGTGCATCGCGGATACCTCCGGTTATTTCCGTCGGATCACCCCGACGTGGCACAAAGTGCTGGGCTACACGACGGAGGAACTCCTTGCCCAGCCCTTTTTCCACTTCATCCATCCCGATGACCTGGAAGCCAGCAGGCACGCGGTCTCCGCATTGAAGGGACAAAAACCGTTAGCTGGTTTCTCCAATCGCTACCGCTGCAAGGATGGCAGCTACCGCTGGTTGGAGTGGCGCGTTACCCCGGTAGGAGACATTCTGTACGCCGCTGCCCGCGATGTCACCGAGCGCAGGCAGAAGGAGGAGGAGTTGCGCATGGCCAAGGCCCGGGCAGAACAGGCCTCCCAGGCCAAGGGAGAGTTTCTGGCCACCATGAGCCACGAAATCCGTACGCCCATGAACGTGGTGTTGGGCATGTCGGAGGTGTTGCTGGATACCGACCTCAGTTCGGAACAGCGCCACATCGTTCAGACCATGCACCATTCCGGCAAGGCACTGTTGTCGGTCATCAGCAATGTCCTGGACTTCTCCCGCATCAGTGCGGGGCGTTTTACTCTTGCCGAGTTCCCTTTCTCTCCCCGTCAGGTGGTGGAGGAGACCGCCCGGTTGATGCAGGTGTCCGCCGAGGAGAAGGGGTTGACCCTGACGGCGAAAGTGGCTCCCGAGGTGCCGGTTGCCATCCTGGGGGATGATGGGCGCGTCAGACAGGTGTTGATCAACCTGTTGGGCAACGCGGTCAAGTTTACGCATCAGGGAGGGGTGGAGGTCAGCCTGGCCCTGCTCTCCCAGACTCCCGATACTCTTCTGTTCCGTGTCGTTGACACCGGCATTGGCGTTTCGCCGGAGCACAGGGAGACCATCTTCGAGCATTTTACCCAAGCCGACGCGGGGATTGCCCGACGCTATGGCGGTACCGGGCTCGGGTTGGCCATCTCCCGAAAGCTGGTGGAGTTGATGGGTGGAGAGTTGGGGATGGAACATGCGGCGAGCCGGGGAAGCGCCTTTTTCTTCACCCTGCCAGTACGCACCACGACATTATCCCCGTCCCAACCGGTGGTGGAGGCGTCCACAACGGTCGATCGATGCCTCGACATTTTGCTGGCAGAGGATTCGGAGGACAACCGGATACTGTTCGATACCTACCTCAGGAGGTCACCGCACCGTCTGGTCATGGTCAACGATGGCGCGGCGGCGGTGGTGCGTGTGCAGCAGGGGCGCTTTGACCTGGTCCTGATGGATATCCAGATGCCCAATATGGATGGTTATGCCGCAACCCGCCTGATCCGCCAATGGGAGCGGGAAACGGGACGCACGCCGGTGACCATTCTGGCCCTGAGCGCCCACGCCTCGTCGGATAAGAAAGAGGAGAGTCTCTCCGTCGGCTGCGATGGACATCTCACCAAACCCATCAAAAAACAAACACTGCTGGAAGCCATCCGGGAAGTGGGCCAAACCCTCGAAAGGCGCAACCAGACCAGCCCCCCCGGAACTTCCGCCCCAGGTGGGTCAGACCTCTGAAGGGGGTGAGGGCGCCGGTGTTTTCCTGCTGCGGCTTGCTGAAATCTGCATTGACTTTGTCCATGACTGTTGCCACAATCTGGAACTGTCTGCCGGGGTGGCGGAATTGGTAGACGCACCAGACTCAAAATCTGGCGCTGGTAACAGCATGCGGGTTCGATTCCCGCCCCCGGCACCACCTCCTTCTTTCTCTGGATGTCTTGACCGTCCGGGTTCCCGAAAGAGAGAGGGGCGGCCTGCCCGGTTCCGGCGCGCCTGCATCGGATGAATGTCCTGTTAAGACACCAGACTGTTTGGAAAAAGTGGATCCAGAGGGTTTTTTCGGCCATTTGGGGCGCTGTCGCCGTGCCGGGCGTTGCGTGGTCATGGGGGGCATGGTTCCTTTTGGCGATGTAGTGCTTTCAAGGAAGTTGAGACATATGGAAATCTTGCAGACGGCACAGGAAATTGTCAAGAATCTCAGTCTGGTCGAGGGGGTGACTGTTCCTCGCCCCGTGGCGGGCATCATGCGGGATACCAGTCCGGACTATAAGAAACTCTCTGCCTTGATGGACTTTCTGTTCGAGATCGAGCACAAGGGGCGCTTTCTCCCGAGACCGGTCGAGAAGCTCCTGCCCAACTTCAGTCAGCAGTTTGTCGCCTACTCCTTCAAGTACAGCTCTGCGGGCAGGTAACGCAGGGATCAGCCGCGCATGATCCGACGTAACTGTTCAGCACCCGGCCACGAATCGGGGTCCAGGGGGCTGGCTCCCTGGCAGGTCCAGGACAGAGTCCTGGTG
This window of the Magnetococcales bacterium genome carries:
- a CDS encoding PAS domain S-box protein: GRFLHFFEQNKCVMIVIDPVDGSILDANPAAGSFYGYSRQALLAMKISDINALAPEQVAQEMENAALERRGYFQFPHRLATGEIRDVEVYSGPVVINGRKLLYSLVHDITQRKRAEKALRLHEAILRHIAEGVVLVSARDQSIVYANPKFAGMLGYDLEALIGKNIDTVNAYMEKSPQETASAIVDLLQRTGVWSGEILNLRKDGATLWCYASVSTFEHPRFGTVWVAIHQDISEQKRLKEAVDQFFNVADELMCIADTSGYFRRITPTWHKVLGYTTEELLAQPFFHFIHPDDLEASRHAVSALKGQKPLAGFSNRYRCKDGSYRWLEWRVTPVGDILYAAARDVTERRQKEEELRMAKARAEQASQAKGEFLATMSHEIRTPMNVVLGMSEVLLDTDLSSEQRHIVQTMHHSGKALLSVISNVLDFSRISAGRFTLAEFPFSPRQVVEETARLMQVSAEEKGLTLTAKVAPEVPVAILGDDGRVRQVLINLLGNAVKFTHQGGVEVSLALLSQTPDTLLFRVVDTGIGVSPEHRETIFEHFTQADAGIARRYGGTGLGLAISRKLVELMGGELGMEHAASRGSAFFFTLPVRTTTLSPSQPVVEASTTVDRCLDILLAEDSEDNRILFDTYLRRSPHRLVMVNDGAAAVVRVQQGRFDLVLMDIQMPNMDGYAATRLIRQWERETGRTPVTILALSAHASSDKKEESLSVGCDGHLTKPIKKQTLLEAIREVGQTLERRNQTSPPGTSAPGGSDL